A genome region from Penaeus chinensis breed Huanghai No. 1 chromosome 22, ASM1920278v2, whole genome shotgun sequence includes the following:
- the LOC125037177 gene encoding cell wall protein DAN4-like, producing MGSLLRQLVVMLLLLATATASTAVTATTTPERTTAPATTLGTTATTTAETTTPTTTPTTTTTTTTTTTTTTPTTTTTTTPTTTTTTTPTTTTNTPTTTTTSTPTTTTTTTPTTTTTPTPTTTTTTPTTTTTTTPTTTTTTVITTTTTTTTPPSTATTPATTPSTASATTQPPATSFNVKELVLTCVSCSLFVLLAVAALAFLCSRARGRRRRRTRAKKSLSAVSLPTLEAKEEEVPCDDKMWLTVTVRDFSPRSDNLEVASGSGRGLDTRILTVSERGYSKRSSMPEASVEAMSASLQGANQQLNRSVHCLHALPPPQLLPTIRNNVHSYRRVSTSNLQQGSLRNMHAEGPALTTPPGPPRIVVSKPRSRESLQEDLQTIDARFHFLDESGASEDRSPGSFSTFGK from the exons ATGGGGTCGTTGCTGCGTCAGCTGGTTGTCATGTTGCTGCTGCTTGCAACTGCGACGGCGAGTACAGCAG TTACAGCCACAACGACCCCTGAGAGGACAACGGCACCAGCAACCACACTCGGAACCACAGCTACCACAACGGCCGAAACTACTACTCCCACCACTACCCCTACGActacaacaaccaccaccacaactacaactaccactaccccTACGACTACAACTACGACCACCCCTACGACTACAACTACGACCACCCCTACGACCACTACCAATAcccctacaactacaactaccagTACTCCTACGACCACAACTACCACTAcccctacaactacaactacgccTACCCCTACGACCACGACCACTACCCCCACGACCACAACTACCACTAcccctacaactacaaccacaactgTGATTACAACAACTACCACGACCACAACCCCTCCAAGCACCGCTACAACACCTGCCACAACACCCTCGACAGCCTCAGCCACGACCCAGCCCCCAGCGACCAGCTTCAACGTGAAGGAGCTGGTCCTCACGTGCGTCTCGTGTTCCCTTTTCGTCCTCCTGGCCGTGGCGGCGCTGGCGTTCCTCTGCAGCCGGGCCAGGGGGCGGAGGAGGCGCAGGACTCGAGCCAAGAAGTCCCTGTCGGCGGTGTCACTGCCGACCCTGGAggccaaggaggaggaggttccTTGCGACGACAAGATGTGGCTGACGGTGACCGTGCGGGATTTCAGTCCTCGCTCCGACAACCTCGAAGTCGCCAGTGGCAGCGGGCGAGGGCTCGACACGAGGATTCTGACGGTGTCTGAGCGGGGCTACAGCAAGCGGTCCTCCATGCCCGAGGCCTCCGTGGAAGCCATGAGTGCCAGCCTACAAGGAGCGAATCAGCAGCTGAACAGGTCGGTTCACTGCCTCCACGCCCTGCCTCCGCCTCAGCTTCTCCCGACCATTCGCAACAACGTTCACAGCTACAGGCGTGTCTCGACCTCGAACCTTCAGCAAGGAAGCCTCAGGAACATGCACGCCGAAGGACCTGCTCTGACGACACCACCAGGGCCGCCGAGGATTGTCGTTTCGAAGCCCCGGTCCCGGGAGTCGCTCCAGGAAGACCTGCAGACGATCGACGCTCGCTTCCACTTCCTCGACGAGAGCGGGGCCAGCGAGGATCGCAGCCCCGgctccttctccaccttcggCAAGTGA